The Salmonella enterica subsp. houtenae serovar Houten genome has a segment encoding these proteins:
- the accB gene encoding Biotin carboxyl carrier protein of acetyl-CoA carboxylase has protein sequence MDIRKIKKLIELVEESGISELEISEGEESVRISRTTANAGFPVMQQAYAAPMMQQPALSNAVAPAATPAMEAPAAAEISGHIVRSPMVGTFYRTPSPDAKAFIEVGQKVNVGDTLCIVEAMKMMNQIEADKAGTVKAILVESGQPVEFDEPLVVIE, from the coding sequence ATGGATATTCGTAAGATTAAAAAACTGATCGAGCTGGTTGAAGAATCAGGTATCTCCGAACTGGAAATTTCTGAAGGCGAAGAATCTGTTCGCATCAGCCGCACAACGGCAAACGCCGGCTTCCCGGTGATGCAGCAGGCTTATGCGGCGCCGATGATGCAGCAACCCGCTCTGTCTAACGCTGTCGCGCCAGCGGCTACTCCAGCAATGGAAGCGCCTGCCGCAGCGGAAATCAGTGGTCACATCGTACGCTCCCCAATGGTTGGTACTTTCTACCGCACCCCAAGCCCGGACGCGAAAGCGTTCATCGAAGTGGGCCAGAAAGTGAACGTGGGCGATACCCTGTGCATCGTTGAAGCCATGAAAATGATGAACCAGATCGAAGCAGACAAAGCAGGTACTGTGAAAGCGATTCTGGTCGAAAGTGGTCAACCGGTAGAATTTGACGAGCCACTGGTCGTCATCGAGTAA
- the accC gene encoding biotin carboxylase, whose translation MLDKIVIANRGEIALRILRACKELGIKTVAVHSSADRDLKHVLLADETVCIGPAPSVKSYLNIPAIISAAEITGAVAIHPGYGFLSENANFAEQVERSGFIFIGPKADTIRLMGDKVSAITAMKKAGVPTVPGSDGPLGDDMNANRAHAKRIGYPVIIKASGGGGGRGMRVVRSDAELAQSISMTKAEAKAAFSNDMVYMEKYLENPRHIEIQVLADGQGNAIYLAERDCSMQRRHQKVVEEAPAPGITPELRRYIGERCAKACVDIGYRGAGTFEFLFENGEFYFIEMNTRIQVEHPVTEMITGVDLIKEQLRIAAGQPLSITQDEVVVRGHAVECRINAEDPNTFLPSPGKITRFHAPGGFGVRWESHIYAGYTVPPYYDSMIGKLICYGENRDVAIARMKNALQELIIDGIKTNIDLQTRIMNDEHFQHGGTNIHYLEKKLGLQEK comes from the coding sequence ATGTTGGATAAAATTGTCATCGCCAACCGCGGCGAGATCGCACTACGTATTCTTCGTGCCTGTAAAGAACTCGGCATCAAGACCGTCGCTGTGCACTCAAGCGCGGATCGCGATTTAAAACACGTATTGCTGGCGGATGAGACGGTCTGTATTGGTCCGGCACCGTCCGTAAAAAGTTATCTGAACATCCCGGCTATCATTAGCGCTGCTGAAATCACCGGCGCGGTGGCAATCCATCCGGGTTACGGCTTCCTTTCTGAGAACGCCAATTTTGCCGAGCAGGTTGAACGTTCCGGCTTTATCTTTATCGGCCCGAAAGCAGACACCATCCGTCTGATGGGCGATAAAGTGTCCGCTATTACCGCGATGAAAAAAGCGGGCGTGCCGACCGTACCAGGATCTGACGGCCCGCTGGGCGACGATATGAATGCGAACCGCGCTCATGCCAAACGTATTGGCTATCCGGTGATCATCAAAGCGTCCGGCGGCGGCGGCGGCCGCGGTATGCGCGTGGTTCGTAGCGATGCTGAACTGGCGCAGTCCATCTCCATGACCAAAGCGGAAGCGAAAGCGGCTTTCAGCAACGACATGGTATACATGGAAAAATACCTGGAAAATCCACGCCACATCGAAATTCAGGTGCTGGCGGACGGCCAGGGCAACGCTATCTATCTGGCGGAACGCGACTGTTCCATGCAGCGTCGCCACCAGAAAGTGGTTGAAGAAGCCCCGGCGCCAGGCATTACGCCGGAACTGCGTCGCTATATCGGCGAACGCTGCGCGAAAGCGTGCGTTGATATCGGCTATCGCGGCGCAGGGACGTTCGAATTCCTGTTCGAAAACGGCGAGTTCTATTTCATCGAAATGAACACCCGTATTCAGGTTGAACACCCGGTGACTGAAATGATTACCGGCGTTGATTTGATCAAAGAACAGTTGCGCATCGCGGCGGGTCAGCCGCTGTCGATCACCCAGGACGAAGTTGTGGTTCGCGGCCATGCGGTAGAATGCCGTATCAATGCCGAAGATCCGAACACCTTCCTGCCAAGCCCCGGCAAAATCACGCGCTTCCATGCGCCTGGCGGCTTTGGCGTTCGCTGGGAATCCCATATCTACGCGGGCTACACGGTGCCGCCGTACTATGATTCGATGATCGGCAAACTCATCTGCTACGGTGAAAACCGCGACGTGGCGATTGCCCGTATGAAAAATGCCCTGCAGGAACTGATTATCGATGGTATCAAAACCAATATCGATCTGCAGACCCGCATCATGAATGACGAACACTTCCAGCACGGTGGAACCAACATCCACTATCTGGAGAAAAAACTCGGTCTTCAGGAAAAGTAA
- the fis gene encoding Fis DNA-binding protein, with the protein MFEQRVNSDVLTVSTVNSQDQVTQKPLRDSVKQALKNYFAQLNGQDVNDLYELVLAEVEQPLLDMVMQYTRGNQTRAALMMGINRGTLRKKLKKYGMN; encoded by the coding sequence ATGTTCGAACAACGCGTAAATTCTGACGTACTGACCGTTTCTACCGTTAACTCTCAGGATCAGGTAACCCAAAAACCCCTGCGTGACTCGGTTAAACAGGCACTGAAGAACTATTTTGCTCAACTGAACGGTCAGGATGTTAATGACCTGTATGAGCTGGTACTGGCTGAAGTAGAACAGCCCCTGTTGGACATGGTGATGCAATACACCCGTGGTAACCAGACCCGTGCTGCTCTGATGATGGGCATCAACCGTGGTACGCTGCGTAAAAAATTAAAAAAATACGGCATGAACTAA
- a CDS encoding Membrane protein has translation MDARFVQAHKEARWALWLTLCYLAAWLVAAYLPGNAPGITGLPYWFEMACLLTPLVFILLCWAMVKFIYRDIPLEDDDAA, from the coding sequence ATGGACGCTCGTTTTGTTCAGGCCCATAAAGAGGCGCGCTGGGCGCTGTGGCTGACCCTTTGCTATCTGGCGGCATGGTTAGTGGCTGCTTACTTACCTGGAAACGCGCCGGGAATTACCGGTCTGCCGTACTGGTTCGAGATGGCCTGCTTATTGACGCCGCTGGTCTTTATTTTGCTGTGCTGGGCGATGGTGAAATTCATTTATCGCGATATTCCGCTGGAGGATGACGATGCAGCTTGA
- the cph2 gene encoding histidine kinase, translating to MPVSEYNHILVAVSFAVAIFASYTALNMAGRVAGSARSSARIWLMGGGFALGVGIWAMHFVGMLAMDHAMNMRFDPFLTGLSMLIAIGSSLFALWLVSAEKLRLRRLLPGALVMGLGISAMHYTGMAALQFASIIVWNSAWVALSIIIALLASCAALWLTFRLRHEGADIAIRRAGAAVLMGIAIAGMHYAGMKAAHFPQNWPMEHRGVDGNWLAILVSVVALTILGITLLVSLFDARLQARTALLASSLAQANQELAQLALHDTLTRLPNRVLLEDRLEQAISKANREGTSFALLFMDLDGFKTVNDAYGHDIGDKLLAAVTHRLNQPLSGQFTLARIGGDEFVLLAEVSAPDEAASLASALVHSIDAPFTIDPYELVVTLSVGIALYPLDGKNERELMFNADAAMYHTKHTGRNGYHFFQPSMNMLAQTQLQLMNDLWLALERQELRLVYQPKFQAPAGPIVGFEALLRWYHPKQGVLNPDQFLPLAEKTGLIVTIGSWVIDEACRQLREWHLEGYALWSVAVNLSALQFEQPGLVDTITRSLARHSIRPDLLILEITETTAMNKPEQSVAILTRLTEMGVKASIDDFGTGYSSLLYLKRLPACELKIDRAFVHELSEAGDGATIVAAIVALAKALNLQIVAEGVENETQQQFLTQLGCHTLQGFLLGKPRTAEEIARDIRDPANIFTGSIYNTTQK from the coding sequence ATGCCGGTTAGTGAGTACAACCACATCCTTGTGGCGGTTTCATTTGCTGTCGCTATTTTTGCGTCCTATACCGCATTAAATATGGCTGGACGCGTTGCCGGAAGCGCCAGATCAAGCGCCAGAATATGGCTAATGGGCGGCGGCTTTGCACTGGGCGTCGGTATTTGGGCTATGCATTTTGTCGGGATGCTGGCGATGGATCACGCGATGAACATGCGCTTCGATCCTTTCCTCACTGGCCTCTCCATGCTGATTGCGATCGGCTCCTCCCTGTTTGCGCTATGGCTGGTCAGCGCTGAAAAACTGCGCCTGCGCCGTTTACTGCCGGGCGCGCTGGTGATGGGGCTGGGCATCAGCGCAATGCACTATACCGGGATGGCGGCGCTGCAATTTGCTTCCATTATCGTCTGGAATAGCGCGTGGGTAGCTCTCTCTATCATCATCGCGCTACTGGCGTCCTGCGCCGCGCTGTGGCTCACATTCCGCCTGCGTCATGAGGGAGCGGATATCGCCATAAGGCGAGCAGGCGCCGCGGTATTAATGGGGATAGCTATCGCCGGTATGCATTACGCCGGCATGAAGGCCGCACACTTTCCCCAAAACTGGCCGATGGAACATCGTGGCGTCGATGGCAACTGGCTGGCTATTCTTGTCAGCGTGGTCGCGCTGACGATTCTGGGAATTACTCTGCTGGTTTCTTTATTTGACGCCCGGCTTCAGGCCCGTACCGCACTACTTGCCTCTTCGCTGGCGCAGGCGAACCAGGAACTGGCGCAGTTGGCGCTACATGATACGCTCACCCGATTACCAAACCGGGTACTCCTTGAGGATCGTCTGGAACAGGCCATCAGCAAAGCGAATCGGGAAGGCACGTCTTTCGCGCTACTGTTTATGGATCTGGATGGCTTTAAAACCGTTAATGACGCTTATGGTCATGATATCGGCGATAAGCTACTGGCGGCGGTAACGCATCGTCTGAACCAACCGCTGAGCGGTCAATTTACCCTGGCGCGGATTGGCGGCGACGAATTTGTGCTGCTTGCAGAAGTCAGCGCGCCTGACGAAGCGGCTTCCCTTGCCAGCGCGCTGGTACATTCGATAGATGCGCCCTTTACGATAGATCCGTATGAACTGGTCGTCACCCTTAGCGTGGGAATAGCGCTCTATCCGCTGGACGGAAAAAACGAACGGGAACTGATGTTCAACGCCGATGCTGCGATGTACCACACAAAACATACGGGGCGTAACGGATACCATTTCTTTCAGCCATCAATGAATATGCTGGCGCAAACCCAACTTCAGCTAATGAATGATCTGTGGCTGGCGCTGGAAAGACAAGAACTCAGGCTGGTGTACCAGCCTAAATTTCAGGCTCCTGCCGGCCCCATTGTAGGATTTGAGGCACTGTTGCGCTGGTATCATCCAAAACAAGGCGTACTGAATCCTGACCAGTTTTTACCGCTGGCGGAAAAAACGGGTCTTATCGTCACCATCGGTAGCTGGGTTATAGACGAGGCGTGTCGACAGCTCCGCGAGTGGCACTTAGAGGGATATGCCTTATGGTCAGTTGCGGTAAACCTGTCCGCCTTACAGTTTGAGCAGCCAGGCCTTGTGGACACCATTACGCGGAGCCTGGCCCGACACAGTATCCGTCCCGACTTATTGATTCTGGAAATCACCGAAACCACGGCGATGAATAAGCCGGAGCAAAGCGTTGCTATACTCACCAGATTAACGGAAATGGGGGTTAAGGCCTCTATTGACGACTTTGGCACCGGTTATTCCAGCCTTCTCTATCTGAAACGTCTTCCGGCGTGCGAACTAAAAATTGATCGCGCTTTCGTACATGAACTTAGCGAGGCAGGTGATGGCGCGACCATTGTTGCAGCTATTGTCGCGCTGGCGAAAGCGTTAAATCTGCAAATTGTGGCAGAAGGCGTAGAAAATGAAACGCAGCAACAATTTCTGACACAGTTGGGATGCCATACGCTTCAGGGGTTCCTGCTTGGCAAGCCGCGCACTGCGGAAGAAATCGCTCGCGATATTCGCGATCCCGCCAATATATTCACAGGGTCAATATATAATACCACCCAAAAATAA
- the yedZ gene encoding Membrane protein YedZ yields the protein MRLTAKQITWLKVCLHLAGFLPLLWLFWAINQGGLSADPVKDIQHFTGRTALKFLLATLLVSPLARYAKQPLLIRTRRLLGLWCFVWATLHLTSYALLELGIHNLALLGSELLSRPYLTLGIISWLVLLALTLTSTQFAQRKLGKRWQTLHNVVYLVAILAPIHYLWSVKILSPQPVIYAALALALLALRYRKFRQWWR from the coding sequence GTGCGTCTGACAGCAAAACAGATAACCTGGCTAAAAGTTTGCCTGCATCTTGCTGGTTTTTTGCCGCTTCTGTGGCTCTTTTGGGCGATAAATCAGGGGGGACTCAGCGCGGACCCGGTAAAGGATATCCAACACTTTACCGGCAGAACCGCGCTCAAATTTTTGCTCGCCACCTTGCTGGTTTCACCGCTGGCGCGCTACGCTAAACAGCCATTATTGATACGCACACGCCGCCTGTTGGGGCTATGGTGTTTCGTTTGGGCCACACTGCATTTAACCAGCTATGCCTTGCTGGAACTGGGGATACATAACCTGGCGTTGTTAGGAAGCGAGTTGCTTTCACGCCCTTATTTGACGCTTGGGATCATTAGCTGGCTGGTGTTATTGGCGTTGACGTTGACCTCAACGCAATTTGCGCAGCGTAAGTTGGGTAAACGCTGGCAAACGCTGCATAACGTCGTCTATCTTGTCGCGATCCTGGCTCCCATACATTACCTGTGGTCGGTAAAGATTTTATCACCGCAACCGGTCATCTACGCGGCATTAGCGTTAGCCCTTTTAGCGTTGCGTTACCGGAAGTTTCGCCAGTGGTGGCGCTAG
- the envR gene encoding DNA-binding transcriptional regulator EnvR has protein sequence MAKKTKVDALKTRQHLIETAIVQFALRGVANTTLNDIADAADVTRGAIYWHFENKTQLFNEIWLQQPPLRELIQDRLTGGCRDNPLQDLREKCIAALQYIAAVPRQQALMQILYHKCEFHNGILSEQTVREKMGFHHQSLLEVLQRCMDKKLISGSLDLDVILIILHGSFSGIVKNWLMNPSGYDLYKQAPVLVDNVLKMLSPDGCVTQLMPNEQQAEEA, from the coding sequence ATGGCGAAGAAAACGAAGGTGGATGCGCTTAAAACACGCCAACATCTGATTGAAACGGCTATTGTGCAGTTTGCTTTGCGCGGCGTTGCCAACACGACGCTAAACGATATCGCTGATGCCGCTGACGTTACGCGGGGAGCCATCTACTGGCACTTTGAGAATAAAACTCAATTGTTTAACGAGATTTGGTTACAGCAACCGCCTTTACGCGAGCTTATTCAGGATAGGCTTACGGGAGGCTGCAGAGATAATCCCTTACAGGATTTACGGGAGAAATGTATTGCTGCCTTACAATATATTGCAGCAGTTCCTCGCCAGCAGGCATTAATGCAGATTTTATATCATAAATGTGAGTTTCATAATGGTATATTATCAGAGCAGACCGTTCGTGAGAAGATGGGGTTCCATCATCAGTCGCTGCTTGAGGTATTACAGCGTTGTATGGATAAAAAGCTGATTTCAGGAAGCCTTGATCTGGACGTCATATTAATTATTCTGCACGGTAGTTTTAGCGGAATAGTAAAGAACTGGTTAATGAATCCCTCAGGTTATGATCTTTATAAGCAGGCGCCAGTATTAGTCGATAACGTATTAAAAATGCTAAGCCCGGATGGCTGTGTGACGCAATTAATGCCAAATGAACAACAGGCGGAAGAAGCCTGA
- the dus_1 gene encoding tRNA-dihydrouridine synthase B — protein sequence MRIGQYQLRNRLIAAPMAGITDRPFRTLCYEMGAGLTVSEMMSSNPQVWESDKSRLRMVHVDEPGIRTVQIAGGSPAEMADAARINVESGAQIIDINMGCPAKKVNRKLAGSALLQHPDLVKSILIGVVNAVDVPVTLKIRTGWAPEHRNCVEIAQLAEDCGIQALTIHGRTRACLFNGEAEYDSIRAVKQKVSIPIIANGDITNPHKARAVLDYTGADALMIGRAAQGRPWIFREIQHYLDTGEQLPPLPLAEVKRLLCAHVRELHDFYGQAKGYRIARKHVSWYLQEHAPNDQFRRTFNAIEDASEQLEALEAYFENFA from the coding sequence ATGCGCATCGGACAATATCAGCTCAGAAATCGCCTGATCGCAGCGCCCATGGCTGGCATTACTGACAGACCTTTTCGGACGCTGTGCTATGAGATGGGAGCAGGATTGACAGTATCCGAGATGATGTCTTCTAACCCGCAAGTGTGGGAAAGCGATAAATCTCGTTTACGGATGGTGCACGTTGATGAGCCAGGTATTCGCACGGTGCAAATTGCCGGCGGTTCCCCGGCAGAGATGGCCGATGCCGCACGTATTAACGTGGAAAGCGGCGCCCAGATTATTGATATCAATATGGGGTGCCCGGCGAAGAAAGTGAATCGTAAGCTTGCAGGTTCAGCCCTCTTGCAGCACCCGGATTTAGTGAAGTCTATACTCATCGGGGTCGTAAACGCAGTGGACGTTCCTGTGACTCTCAAGATTCGCACCGGCTGGGCGCCGGAACACCGTAACTGCGTAGAGATTGCCCAACTGGCTGAAGATTGTGGTATTCAGGCTCTGACCATCCATGGCCGCACTCGCGCCTGTTTGTTCAACGGAGAAGCTGAATACGACAGCATTCGGGCAGTTAAGCAGAAAGTTTCCATTCCGATTATCGCGAATGGCGACATTACTAACCCGCATAAAGCCAGAGCTGTTCTCGACTATACAGGGGCGGATGCCCTGATGATAGGCCGCGCAGCTCAGGGAAGACCCTGGATCTTTCGGGAAATCCAGCATTATCTGGACACTGGAGAGCAGCTCCCGCCGCTGCCGCTGGCAGAGGTGAAGCGCTTGCTTTGCGCGCATGTTCGGGAACTGCATGACTTTTACGGTCAGGCAAAAGGGTACCGAATCGCGCGTAAACACGTCTCCTGGTATCTCCAGGAGCACGCTCCAAATGACCAGTTTCGGCGCACATTCAACGCTATTGAGGACGCCAGCGAACAGCTGGAGGCGTTGGAGGCATACTTCGAAAATTTTGCGTAA
- a CDS encoding protein yhdU: MIRKYWWLVVFAVSVFLFDALLMQWIELMATEQDKCRNMDSVNPLKLINCTDLE, from the coding sequence ATGATACGTAAGTATTGGTGGCTGGTTGTTTTTGCCGTCTCCGTTTTTCTTTTTGATGCGCTTTTGATGCAATGGATCGAATTGATGGCGACTGAACAGGATAAGTGTCGAAACATGGATTCTGTTAACCCTCTCAAATTGATCAATTGTACCGATCTGGAGTAG
- the prmA gene encoding 50S ribosomal protein L11 methyltransferase, whose protein sequence is MPWIQLKLNTTGANAEELSDALMEAGAVSITFQDTHDTPVFEPLPGETRLWGDTDVIGLFDAETDMKDVVAILEQHPLLGTGFAHKIEQLEDKDWEREWMDNFHPMRFGERLWICPSWRDIPDENAVNVMLDPGLAFGTGTHPTTSLCLQWLDGLDLNGKTVIDFGCGSGILAIAALKLGAAKAIGIDIDPQAIQASRDNAERNGVSDRLELYLPKDQPDAMKADVVVANILAGPLRELAPLISVLPVEGGLLGLSGILASQAESVCNAYTELFTLDPVVEKEEWCRITGRKK, encoded by the coding sequence ATGCCATGGATCCAATTGAAACTGAATACCACCGGCGCGAATGCTGAAGAACTGAGTGATGCGCTGATGGAAGCGGGCGCCGTTTCCATTACCTTTCAGGATACGCACGATACCCCGGTTTTTGAGCCGTTGCCGGGCGAAACCCGTCTGTGGGGCGATACAGATGTGATCGGTCTGTTCGACGCCGAAACCGACATGAAAGACGTTGTCGCGATTCTGGAGCAACATCCGCTGCTGGGCACCGGATTTGCCCATAAAATCGAACAACTGGAAGATAAAGACTGGGAACGCGAATGGATGGATAATTTCCACCCGATGCGTTTTGGCGAGCGTCTGTGGATTTGTCCCAGCTGGCGCGACATTCCGGACGAGAATGCGGTCAACGTGATGCTCGACCCGGGATTGGCGTTCGGTACGGGTACGCACCCCACCACATCTTTATGTCTGCAATGGCTGGACGGGCTCGATCTCAACGGCAAAACCGTGATCGACTTTGGCTGCGGTTCCGGCATTCTGGCGATTGCCGCGCTGAAGCTGGGGGCGGCAAAGGCGATTGGCATTGATATCGATCCGCAGGCTATCCAGGCCAGTCGCGATAATGCCGAACGCAACGGCGTGTCTGACCGGCTGGAGCTGTACCTACCGAAAGACCAGCCAGACGCCATGAAAGCCGACGTGGTCGTCGCTAACATCCTGGCTGGCCCATTACGCGAACTGGCCCCGTTAATCAGCGTACTGCCCGTTGAGGGCGGTCTGCTGGGCCTTTCCGGTATTCTTGCCAGCCAGGCGGAAAGTGTCTGCAACGCTTACACCGAGCTTTTCACTCTCGACCCGGTCGTCGAAAAAGAAGAGTGGTGCCGCATTACTGGCCGTAAGAAATAG
- the yhdJ gene encoding methyltransferase: protein MKAECEPQYFGDVSKKIIHGDALTELKKLPSESIDLIFADPPYNIGKDFDGMVESWDEASFLAWLYECIDECHRVLKKHGTMYIMNSTENMPYIDLKCRTLFTIKSRIVWSYDSSGVQAKKYFGSMYEPILMMVKDPKSYTFNRDAILVETTTGAKRALIDYRKNPPQPYNQKKVPGNVWSFPRVRYLMDEYENHPTQKPSALLKRIILASSNPGDTVLDPFAGSFTTGAVAAASRRNFVGIEINNEYVKIGLRRLSVTSHYSENELAKVKKRKTQNLSKKRRNAVINELFSEK from the coding sequence ATGAAAGCGGAATGTGAACCTCAGTACTTTGGCGATGTATCGAAGAAGATTATTCACGGTGACGCGCTAACAGAACTTAAAAAACTGCCTTCTGAAAGCATTGACTTAATTTTTGCCGATCCGCCGTACAATATCGGAAAAGATTTCGACGGTATGGTGGAATCCTGGGACGAAGCGTCTTTTCTGGCCTGGCTGTATGAATGCATTGATGAATGCCACCGCGTGCTGAAGAAACACGGCACCATGTACATCATGAATAGTACAGAAAATATGCCGTATATCGATCTCAAATGCCGAACGCTTTTTACCATCAAAAGCCGTATCGTCTGGTCCTATGATAGTTCCGGGGTACAGGCGAAAAAATACTTTGGTTCTATGTATGAACCGATCCTGATGATGGTAAAAGACCCGAAAAGCTATACCTTTAACCGTGACGCGATTCTGGTCGAGACCACCACGGGCGCTAAGCGCGCGCTAATTGATTATCGAAAAAACCCGCCCCAACCATACAATCAGAAAAAAGTGCCGGGCAACGTCTGGTCATTTCCACGCGTACGTTATCTGATGGATGAATATGAAAACCACCCAACGCAAAAGCCCAGCGCGCTATTAAAACGGATCATACTGGCCTCTTCTAACCCGGGCGATACCGTGTTGGACCCTTTCGCGGGTAGTTTTACCACGGGCGCTGTCGCAGCGGCATCAAGACGTAACTTTGTTGGTATTGAAATCAATAATGAGTACGTAAAAATCGGCCTCAGAAGATTGAGCGTCACTTCGCATTATTCAGAAAATGAACTTGCAAAAGTCAAAAAGAGAAAGACCCAAAACCTGTCAAAAAAGCGGCGAAATGCCGTGATAAATGAGCTATTTTCAGAGAAGTAA
- the panF gene encoding sodium/pantothenate symporter, producing the protein MQLEVILPLVAYLVVVFGVSIYAMRKRTAGTFLNEYFLGSRSMGGIVLAMTLTATYISASSFIGGPGAAYKYGLGWVLLAMIQLPAVWLSLGILGKKFAILARRYNAVTLNDMLFARYQSRLLVWLASLSLLVAFIGAMTVQFIGGARLLETAAGIPYETGLLIFGVSIALYTAFGGFRASVLNDTLQGLVMLVGTIVLLVGVVHAAGGLSQAVDTLHALDPKLVTPQGADDILSPAFMTSFWVLVCFGVIGLPHTAVRCISYKDSKAVHRGIIIGTIVVAILMFGMHLAGALGRAVLPDLTVPDLVIPTLMVNVLPPFAAGIFLAAPMAAIMSTINAQLLQSSATIIKDLYLNLRPDQMQNEIRLKRMSAAITLLLGALLLLAAWKPPEMIIWLNLLAFGGLEAVFLWPLVLGLYWERANAAGALSAMIVGGVLYALLATLNIQYLGFHPIVPALLLSLLAFLIGNRFGSSASQATVLSTDK; encoded by the coding sequence ATGCAGCTTGAGGTCATTCTACCGCTGGTAGCCTATCTGGTCGTGGTATTCGGGGTCTCAATTTACGCTATGCGCAAACGTACCGCCGGCACCTTTTTAAATGAATATTTTCTTGGCAGTCGCTCGATGGGCGGGATCGTGCTCGCGATGACGCTTACCGCCACCTATATTAGCGCCAGTTCATTTATCGGCGGTCCCGGCGCGGCTTATAAATACGGTTTGGGCTGGGTCTTGCTGGCGATGATCCAGCTTCCTGCCGTCTGGCTTTCACTGGGTATTCTGGGTAAAAAATTCGCTATCCTGGCGCGTCGCTATAATGCCGTCACGCTTAACGATATGCTATTCGCCCGTTACCAAAGCCGCCTGCTGGTATGGCTGGCAAGCCTGAGTTTATTGGTCGCGTTTATTGGCGCAATGACCGTACAATTTATCGGCGGCGCGCGGCTGCTGGAAACCGCGGCGGGGATACCCTACGAAACCGGCCTGCTCATATTTGGCGTCAGTATCGCACTCTATACGGCGTTTGGCGGCTTTCGTGCCAGCGTACTTAACGATACGCTACAGGGCCTGGTGATGCTGGTCGGCACAATAGTATTGCTGGTCGGCGTGGTTCATGCGGCGGGCGGTTTAAGTCAGGCCGTTGACACGCTGCACGCTCTCGACCCCAAACTGGTAACGCCGCAGGGCGCCGATGATATACTTTCTCCCGCCTTTATGACCTCTTTTTGGGTACTGGTCTGTTTTGGCGTGATTGGCCTGCCGCATACGGCGGTGCGCTGCATCTCCTATAAAGACAGTAAAGCGGTACACCGGGGCATTATTATCGGTACGATTGTCGTGGCGATTTTAATGTTCGGGATGCACCTTGCTGGCGCGCTGGGTCGCGCGGTGCTTCCGGATCTGACGGTGCCGGATCTGGTGATCCCCACTCTGATGGTGAACGTTTTGCCGCCGTTTGCCGCCGGGATCTTCCTTGCTGCGCCAATGGCGGCGATCATGTCAACAATTAACGCTCAACTGCTGCAAAGTTCCGCGACGATCATTAAAGATCTCTATCTCAACCTGCGCCCCGATCAGATGCAAAATGAGATCCGACTGAAGCGTATGTCGGCAGCGATCACATTACTGTTAGGCGCGCTGTTGCTGCTGGCCGCGTGGAAACCGCCAGAGATGATCATTTGGCTCAACCTGCTGGCGTTTGGCGGCCTGGAAGCGGTGTTCTTATGGCCGCTGGTATTGGGCCTTTACTGGGAGCGGGCAAACGCGGCAGGCGCGTTAAGCGCCATGATCGTGGGCGGCGTGCTATATGCTCTGCTTGCCACATTGAATATTCAGTACCTGGGCTTTCATCCGATTGTGCCCGCGTTGTTGTTAAGTTTATTGGCTTTTCTGATCGGAAACCGATTCGGTTCTTCCGCTTCGCAAGCCACCGTATTGTCTACTGATAAATAA